One window of Paenibacillus albicereus genomic DNA carries:
- a CDS encoding CCA tRNA nucleotidyltransferase produces MPRMSGVSRLDPQMQAALPVLLRLEEACYEGVFVGGCVRDLLLGLPLHDVDIASSATPAEAMELFPDAIPTGLQHGTVTVRHGGRLYELTTYRTDGEYADSRRPDKVEFVRSLEQDLQRRDFTVNAMAMDRSGRLIDPFGGQADLQRKTLRAVGTAGERFAEDALRLVRGIRFASVYGLSFAPSAWRGLIASREGLRQIAMERIGAELDKLLAGGGLARGAALLAASGLASRFKEPLPSLAGAAAACSARGGALAASMQAASRLQRPDDGWAALHLLLKQTPEQARQSFATLRFSTARQERLAAVLSVHGGLLRLDGAAGRVEMARLVLELGEDAVRHGLSFLAEAEKTGLAPHLFAGGEAPSTGRLIGWLEELPARSLKELAIDGRRLQHELGRRPGPWMGLLLKRLLEAVMLGEVPNEAEALAMLAASWMEGE; encoded by the coding sequence ATGCCGCGGATGAGCGGCGTCAGCCGCCTCGACCCGCAGATGCAAGCGGCGCTGCCGGTGCTGCTTCGGCTCGAGGAGGCCTGCTACGAGGGCGTTTTTGTCGGCGGCTGCGTGCGAGACCTGCTGCTCGGCCTGCCGCTGCATGACGTGGACATCGCTTCCTCGGCGACGCCGGCGGAAGCGATGGAGCTTTTTCCCGATGCGATCCCGACGGGGCTGCAGCATGGGACGGTGACGGTGCGGCATGGCGGGAGGCTCTACGAGCTGACGACCTACCGCACGGACGGCGAGTACGCGGACTCGAGGCGTCCGGACAAGGTCGAGTTCGTACGGAGTCTGGAGCAGGACCTGCAAAGGCGGGACTTCACCGTGAATGCGATGGCGATGGACCGCAGCGGCAGGCTGATCGATCCGTTCGGCGGCCAAGCGGATTTGCAGCGAAAGACGCTGCGCGCGGTCGGGACAGCCGGGGAGCGCTTCGCCGAGGACGCGCTGCGACTCGTGCGCGGCATCCGCTTCGCCTCCGTCTACGGCTTGAGCTTTGCTCCGTCCGCTTGGCGCGGACTGATCGCAAGCCGCGAAGGATTGCGGCAAATCGCGATGGAGCGGATCGGCGCCGAGCTGGACAAGCTGCTCGCCGGAGGCGGGCTTGCCCGCGGCGCGGCGCTGCTTGCCGCGTCGGGGCTGGCGTCGCGCTTCAAGGAGCCGCTGCCAAGCCTCGCAGGCGCGGCGGCCGCATGCTCCGCGCGCGGCGGCGCGCTGGCTGCCTCTATGCAGGCAGCTAGCCGGCTGCAGCGGCCGGACGACGGTTGGGCGGCGCTGCATCTGCTGTTGAAGCAGACGCCGGAGCAGGCGCGGCAAAGCTTCGCGACGCTGCGGTTCAGCACGGCCAGGCAGGAGCGGCTGGCCGCCGTTCTTTCAGTCCACGGCGGACTGCTGCGGCTCGACGGGGCCGCCGGACGGGTCGAGATGGCGAGGCTGGTACTGGAGCTCGGCGAGGACGCGGTCCGCCATGGACTCTCGTTTCTCGCAGAGGCGGAGAAGACGGGGCTCGCGCCGCATTTGTTTGCCGGCGGCGAGGCGCCCTCGACCGGCCGCTTGATCGGCTGGCTGGAGGAGCTGCCGGCTCGCTCGCTCAAGGAGCTGGCGATCGACGGCCGCCGGCTGCAGCATGAGCTCGGCCGCCGGCCCGGACCCTGGATGGGCCTGCTGCTGAAGCGGCTGCTGGAAGCGGTCATGCTCGGCGAGGTGCCGAATGAGGCGGAGGCGCTGGCGATGCTGGCCGCTTCCTGGATGGAAGGAGAGTAA
- a CDS encoding biotin--[acetyl-CoA-carboxylase] ligase: MDLDRLLELFEESAGRFRSGEEVSRELGVSRTAVWKGIRRLQEQGVEFEASRKLGYRLVGRPEALDAESIGALLRTESFGRRLVVLDKVDSTQNVAQQLALQGAEEGTLVIAEQQLSGRGRMGRGWVSPYGKGLWMSLVLRPQLPVGSAPQLTLLTAVALCRALRGETGLDIGIKWPNDLLVGGRKLSGILLESAAEDERLRHVVAGIGISVNLSEADYPPELLDKAVSLRMAAGRMFSRGELAAAFLLEWERLYRLYVEEGFGPVRLLWEALSVSLHREMSLRTPQGELVATPLGLHESGALLVRLPDGTERTLFSAEMGEPVGT; the protein is encoded by the coding sequence ATGGATTTGGACAGGCTGCTGGAGCTGTTCGAGGAATCGGCCGGCCGGTTCCGCTCGGGCGAGGAAGTGAGCCGCGAGCTCGGCGTCAGCCGGACCGCGGTGTGGAAGGGCATCCGCCGGCTGCAGGAGCAAGGCGTGGAGTTCGAGGCTTCGCGGAAGCTCGGCTATCGGCTCGTCGGACGGCCCGAGGCGCTGGATGCCGAGTCGATCGGCGCGCTGCTGCGCACCGAGAGCTTCGGCCGCCGGCTCGTCGTGCTGGACAAGGTCGATTCGACGCAGAACGTCGCCCAGCAGCTCGCGCTGCAAGGAGCGGAGGAGGGCACGCTCGTCATCGCCGAGCAGCAGCTGAGCGGGCGCGGGCGCATGGGACGCGGCTGGGTGTCGCCCTATGGCAAAGGACTCTGGATGAGCCTCGTGCTGCGGCCTCAGCTGCCGGTCGGCAGCGCGCCCCAGCTGACGCTGCTGACGGCGGTCGCGCTCTGCCGGGCGCTGCGCGGCGAGACCGGGCTCGACATCGGCATCAAGTGGCCCAACGATCTGCTCGTCGGCGGCCGCAAGCTGAGCGGCATCCTGCTGGAGTCGGCCGCCGAGGACGAGCGGCTGCGGCATGTCGTGGCCGGCATCGGCATCAGCGTCAACCTGAGCGAGGCCGACTACCCGCCGGAGCTGCTGGACAAGGCCGTCTCGCTGCGGATGGCCGCCGGCCGCATGTTTTCGCGCGGCGAGCTGGCGGCGGCGTTCCTGCTCGAATGGGAGCGGCTTTATCGGCTTTATGTGGAGGAAGGCTTCGGTCCGGTGCGTTTGCTTTGGGAGGCGCTCTCGGTGTCGCTTCATCGGGAGATGTCGCTGCGGACGCCGCAAGGAGAGCTGGTCGCCACTCCGCTCGGACTCCATGAATCCGGAGCGCTCCTGGTCCGGCTGCCGGACGGAACGGAACGGACGCTGTTTTCGGCCGAGATGGGGGAACCGGTCGGAACGTAG
- a CDS encoding redox-sensing transcriptional repressor Rex — protein sequence MSKQGKPISEAVVRRLPVYLQVLNDLHVRDVQTVSSQELGRKLDLNPAQIRKDLAYFGEFGRKGVGYDVNYLIEKIRGILKLDQPMKVALAGAGNLGHALCNYSSYVKDNMKITAVFDASPAKIGKRINRLEVLPIELLQEKVREDGIQIGIITVPAAEAQNVADRFIEAGVTGILNFAPVVLKAPDKVRIHYADFTTQLLSLAYYMDKDGTDEHEQMVD from the coding sequence ATGAGCAAGCAGGGCAAACCGATATCCGAGGCCGTCGTGCGGAGGCTGCCGGTCTATCTGCAGGTGCTGAACGACCTGCATGTGCGCGACGTGCAGACCGTGAGCAGCCAGGAGCTCGGGCGCAAGCTCGATCTCAATCCCGCCCAGATCCGCAAGGATCTGGCCTACTTCGGCGAATTCGGACGCAAGGGCGTCGGCTACGACGTCAACTATCTGATCGAGAAGATCCGCGGCATCCTCAAGCTCGACCAGCCGATGAAGGTCGCGCTCGCAGGGGCGGGCAACCTCGGCCACGCGCTGTGCAACTACAGCAGCTACGTCAAGGACAACATGAAGATCACGGCCGTGTTCGACGCGAGCCCGGCCAAGATCGGCAAGCGCATCAACCGGCTCGAGGTGCTGCCGATCGAGCTTCTTCAAGAAAAGGTGCGAGAGGACGGCATCCAGATCGGCATCATCACGGTGCCGGCCGCAGAAGCGCAGAATGTCGCCGACCGGTTCATCGAAGCGGGCGTGACGGGCATCCTCAACTTCGCGCCGGTCGTGCTCAAGGCTCCGGACAAGGTCCGGATCCATTACGCCGACTTCACGACGCAGCTGCTGAGCTTGGCCTATTACATGGATAAGGACGGGACGGATGAACATGAGCAAATGGTGGATTGA
- the dinG gene encoding ATP-dependent DNA helicase DinG: MNYAVLDVETTGTNASEDDLIQIGLVLMDEEFNVVQTLNSFVRPSIPIPAFITQLTGIDDEMVRDAPEPDDLLLELIPLLNDAVLVGHNVGFDAGFLNMALDRAGYSPFTGRRLDTVELLRMLFPSLPSYQLGAVSEQFGIRHDQHHRADSDAMATAILFSECLKKLRELPLLTVQHLASFIQDGDLGWMLSLELEAKQLRSALDTESHKYYRGVAMKAGDWTEEEPAREEDASNPLTDASFEDYLEMVKTGFETLFPDYEEREAQTSMFREVNDAFENNRHLLIEAGTGTGKSLGYLIPSLYFGIKNERKIVISTHTINLQEQLRQRDLPLLRDVLPFKFRASVFKGRGNYMCLRKFETRLQTLELAAGGEERQTASQMLVWLGETETGDQEELSFGNRGAEFWNSVSSDADSCLNRACPWFKRCFYHRAKQESNLADVVITNHSLLFTDIRADHRLLPSYDYLVIDEGHQLEEVAGKHLGQQLGFYGFLNLANRLAKDSRNGLLPQLRMQIQGEDADEVSKWTEQLDEVIPRFGSLKDTWEKLFELLQALASPSAGGGAAEAGQTILRLKPGALPKAWEAIEFEESLFFKEMNQVVKVLDKMSSDMKDKLDDLSLQGMITDLAGAVKDAGRIRDELKVFVRADKPEMVYWIESYQSARTKSVQLHTVPADVSAQIKEHFFDSKKSVVITSATLTVGKTFQYAAEQLGLGLGDERRARTVQLPSPFQYRSQALVMIPRDFPKVKGAAADPAYLAKLVGSLAASAIETGGRMLVLFTSYRMLKEVYEPLREALAGAGIQVLGQGVDSSNRSKLTRLFRQQPASVLLGTSSFWEGVDIPGDALVCLAIVRLPFQPPNHPLQEAKAELLQEAGQNPFMKLSVPQAVIRFKQGFGRLIRTTRDKGIVLLYDTRVIDTFYGKHFLYSLPGPKIETMHAEQFTSRMREWLQNEPKEAEQP, translated from the coding sequence ATGAATTATGCGGTACTCGACGTGGAAACGACCGGGACGAACGCCTCGGAAGATGATCTCATACAAATCGGCCTCGTGCTGATGGACGAAGAGTTCAATGTCGTGCAGACACTGAACTCTTTCGTGCGTCCAAGCATCCCGATCCCCGCCTTCATCACCCAGCTGACAGGCATCGACGACGAAATGGTGCGGGACGCTCCGGAGCCGGACGACCTGCTGCTGGAGCTCATTCCGCTGCTGAATGATGCGGTGCTGGTCGGGCATAACGTCGGCTTTGACGCCGGCTTCCTTAATATGGCGCTCGACCGCGCCGGCTATTCGCCGTTCACCGGCCGCAGGCTCGATACGGTCGAGCTGCTGCGCATGCTGTTCCCGTCGCTCCCGTCGTACCAGCTCGGGGCCGTCTCGGAGCAGTTCGGCATCCGTCACGACCAGCATCACCGGGCGGACAGCGACGCGATGGCGACGGCGATCCTGTTTTCGGAATGCCTGAAGAAGCTCCGGGAGCTGCCGCTGCTGACGGTGCAGCATCTGGCGTCCTTCATCCAGGACGGCGACCTCGGCTGGATGCTGTCGCTGGAGCTTGAGGCCAAGCAGCTGCGCTCCGCGCTCGACACGGAATCCCACAAGTACTATCGGGGCGTGGCGATGAAGGCCGGCGACTGGACGGAGGAGGAGCCCGCCCGCGAGGAGGATGCCTCTAATCCGCTCACGGACGCCAGCTTCGAGGATTACTTGGAGATGGTCAAGACGGGCTTCGAGACGCTGTTCCCCGACTACGAGGAGCGCGAGGCGCAGACGTCGATGTTCCGGGAGGTCAACGACGCCTTCGAGAACAACCGGCATCTGCTGATCGAGGCGGGCACCGGTACGGGCAAATCGCTCGGCTATCTCATTCCTTCGCTCTATTTCGGAATCAAAAACGAGCGCAAGATCGTCATAAGCACGCACACGATCAATCTGCAGGAGCAGCTTCGCCAACGCGACCTGCCGCTGCTGCGCGACGTGCTGCCGTTCAAGTTCCGCGCGAGCGTCTTCAAGGGCCGGGGCAACTACATGTGCCTGCGCAAGTTCGAGACGCGGCTGCAGACGCTGGAGCTGGCCGCGGGCGGAGAAGAGCGCCAGACCGCTTCGCAGATGCTCGTCTGGCTCGGCGAGACGGAGACGGGCGACCAGGAGGAGCTGAGCTTCGGCAACCGTGGAGCGGAGTTCTGGAATTCGGTCTCGAGCGACGCCGATTCCTGCCTCAACCGCGCCTGTCCTTGGTTCAAGCGCTGCTTCTACCACCGGGCCAAGCAGGAGTCCAATCTCGCCGACGTCGTCATCACGAACCACTCGCTGCTGTTCACCGACATCCGCGCCGACCACCGGCTGCTGCCGTCCTACGACTATCTCGTCATCGACGAGGGCCATCAGCTCGAAGAAGTTGCCGGCAAGCATCTGGGCCAGCAGCTCGGCTTCTACGGCTTCTTGAATCTGGCGAACCGTCTGGCCAAGGACTCGAGGAACGGCCTGCTGCCCCAGCTGCGGATGCAGATCCAGGGCGAGGATGCCGACGAGGTGTCCAAATGGACCGAGCAGCTCGACGAGGTCATCCCGCGCTTCGGCTCGCTCAAGGATACGTGGGAAAAGCTGTTCGAGCTGCTGCAGGCGCTCGCATCGCCGAGCGCCGGAGGCGGCGCGGCCGAGGCGGGACAGACGATCCTGCGGCTCAAGCCGGGAGCGCTCCCGAAGGCATGGGAAGCGATCGAGTTCGAGGAGTCGCTGTTTTTCAAGGAAATGAACCAAGTCGTCAAGGTGCTGGACAAGATGAGCTCGGACATGAAGGACAAGCTCGACGACCTGTCGCTGCAAGGCATGATTACGGATCTGGCCGGGGCCGTCAAGGACGCCGGGCGGATCCGCGACGAGCTCAAGGTGTTCGTGCGCGCGGACAAGCCGGAGATGGTGTACTGGATCGAGTCGTATCAGAGCGCGAGGACGAAGAGCGTGCAGCTCCATACGGTGCCGGCCGACGTAAGCGCGCAGATCAAGGAGCATTTTTTCGACAGCAAGAAAAGCGTCGTCATCACGTCGGCGACGCTCACCGTCGGCAAGACGTTCCAATACGCGGCCGAGCAGCTCGGACTGGGCCTCGGCGACGAGCGCCGGGCGCGCACGGTGCAGCTGCCGTCGCCGTTCCAGTACCGCTCGCAGGCGCTCGTCATGATCCCGAGGGATTTCCCCAAGGTGAAGGGAGCCGCGGCCGATCCGGCCTACTTGGCCAAGCTGGTCGGCTCGCTGGCCGCGTCGGCGATCGAGACGGGCGGTCGGATGCTCGTGCTGTTCACCAGCTACAGGATGCTCAAGGAAGTCTACGAACCGCTGCGCGAAGCGCTTGCCGGAGCGGGCATCCAGGTGCTCGGCCAAGGCGTGGACAGCAGCAACCGCAGCAAGCTGACGCGGCTGTTCCGCCAGCAGCCGGCTTCGGTGCTGCTCGGGACGAGCAGCTTCTGGGAAGGCGTGGACATTCCCGGCGACGCGCTCGTCTGCCTCGCGATCGTGAGGCTGCCGTTCCAGCCGCCGAACCATCCGCTGCAGGAGGCCAAGGCGGAGCTGCTGCAGGAGGCGGGACAGAACCCGTTCATGAAGCTGTCGGTGCCGCAGGCGGTCATCCGCTTCAAGCAGGGCTTCGGCCGGCTCATCCGCACCACCCGCGACAAGGGCATCGTGCTGCTGTACGATACGCGCGTCATCGACACGTTTTACGGAAAGCACTTCCTCTATTCGCTGCCAGGGCCTAAAATTGAAACGATGCATGCCGAGCAGTTCACCTCCCGCATGAGGGAGTGGCTGCAAAACGAACCGAAGGAGGCCGAGCAGCCATGA
- the panD gene encoding aspartate 1-decarboxylase — MQRIMMKSKLHRATVTEANLNYVGSITIDEDLMDAADLWANEKVQIVNNNNGARLETYIIPGPRASGVICLNGAAARLVQPGDKIIIISYASMEEAEARTYRPRVVILDERNQPAEVMDHEVHAVIR; from the coding sequence ATGCAGCGCATCATGATGAAGTCCAAGCTCCACCGAGCCACCGTGACGGAAGCGAACCTGAACTACGTCGGCAGCATCACGATCGACGAGGACCTGATGGACGCGGCCGATCTGTGGGCCAACGAAAAGGTTCAGATCGTCAACAACAACAACGGCGCTCGCCTGGAGACCTATATCATCCCCGGACCGCGCGCAAGCGGGGTCATCTGCCTGAACGGCGCCGCAGCCCGGCTCGTGCAGCCCGGCGACAAGATCATCATCATCTCCTACGCCTCGATGGAGGAGGCGGAAGCGCGGACGTATCGCCCGCGGGTCGTCATTCTCGACGAACGCAACCAGCCGGCCGAAGTGATGGATCATGAGGTGCATGCCGTCATTCGGTAA
- the panC gene encoding pantoate--beta-alanine ligase, with amino-acid sequence MSVLTQAKPKTPIVARTVAELKGLLRERREQAPGLQTGLVPTMGYLHDGHGSLIRRSAAENGLTVLSIFVNPLQFGPTEDLDRYPRDEARDLEVARREGADIVFLPSVEEMYPRRPRTRVLVSGVTEALCGASRPGHFDGVGTVVAKLFHLVAPTRAYFGLKDAQQVAVVRQMADDLNFDVEIVPCPTLRERDGLALSSRNVYLSPEQRAEALVLSRTLSKAKEWAEEPGMTAGELQRRAREEIARSPLADIDYAELRLYPSLEAIPSERQLSGVLLQSEALLALAVKFGGTRLIDNAIFPKKGA; translated from the coding sequence ATGAGCGTGCTGACGCAAGCGAAGCCGAAGACGCCGATCGTCGCGCGCACGGTCGCCGAGCTGAAAGGGCTGCTGCGCGAGCGCCGCGAGCAAGCGCCGGGCCTGCAGACGGGCCTCGTGCCGACGATGGGCTATCTGCATGACGGACATGGCAGCCTCATTCGACGCAGCGCCGCCGAGAACGGTCTGACGGTGCTGTCGATCTTCGTCAATCCGCTGCAGTTCGGACCGACGGAGGACCTCGACCGGTATCCGCGTGACGAAGCTCGCGATCTGGAGGTCGCGCGCCGCGAAGGAGCGGATATCGTCTTCCTGCCGAGCGTCGAGGAAATGTACCCGAGGCGTCCGCGGACGAGGGTGCTTGTCAGCGGCGTGACGGAGGCGCTGTGCGGCGCTTCCCGCCCGGGCCACTTCGACGGCGTCGGCACCGTCGTCGCCAAGCTGTTCCACCTCGTCGCGCCGACCAGGGCCTATTTCGGCCTCAAGGACGCGCAGCAGGTGGCCGTCGTGCGGCAGATGGCCGACGATCTCAATTTCGACGTCGAGATCGTGCCTTGCCCGACGCTCCGCGAGCGGGACGGGCTTGCGCTGAGCTCGCGCAACGTGTACCTGTCGCCCGAGCAGCGCGCGGAAGCCCTCGTGCTGTCGCGGACGCTGAGCAAGGCGAAGGAGTGGGCGGAGGAGCCCGGGATGACCGCAGGCGAGCTGCAGCGCCGCGCGCGGGAAGAGATCGCCCGCTCCCCGCTGGCGGACATCGACTACGCCGAGCTGCGCCTGTATCCGTCGCTGGAGGCCATCCCTTCGGAGCGGCAGCTGAGCGGCGTGCTCTTGCAGTCGGAGGCGCTGCTGGCGCTCGCCGTCAAGTTCGGCGGCACCCGCCTCATCGACAACGCGATATTTCCCAAGAAGGGAGCCTGA
- a CDS encoding amidohydrolase produces the protein MNMSKWWIENGTFVTMDEAQPVVRGHMVVDGDRIAYIGEERPQDADDIAVRIDGSRRIYMPGLINTHGHAAMSLLRGYSDDEALQTWLQDYMWPMEAKFTDADVKWGTSLAVLEMLKSGTTTFVDMYDRMDQVARVVEQSGMRGVLMRGAIGLCPEEVQREKLAEAVQFAKDWNGAADGRIMTMMSPHAPYTCPPAFIESFVQAAHDLDLPMHTHMSETQAEVEQNVREYGLRPVAHLDRLGLFSRPSFVAHAVHLTDEEIALLAERGVAVSHNPASNLKLASGVARVPELLKAGVAVSLGTDSAASNNNLDLFDEIRLAALIHKGVSGDPTVMPAHQALQLATLGGAATIRQPELGALQAGLKADFIALDADQPHFYPRTDLVSHLVYAASGRDVRDVWVDGRQVVQGGVCLLLDEEKILAEAEACYRRLAGA, from the coding sequence ATGAACATGAGCAAATGGTGGATTGAGAACGGAACCTTCGTCACGATGGACGAAGCCCAGCCGGTCGTGCGCGGGCATATGGTCGTCGACGGCGACCGGATCGCCTATATCGGGGAGGAGCGTCCGCAGGATGCCGACGACATCGCCGTCCGGATCGACGGCAGCCGCCGCATCTATATGCCGGGACTCATCAACACCCACGGCCATGCGGCGATGTCGCTGCTGCGCGGCTACTCGGACGACGAGGCGCTGCAGACCTGGCTGCAGGACTACATGTGGCCGATGGAGGCGAAATTCACGGACGCCGATGTCAAGTGGGGGACATCGCTGGCCGTGCTGGAGATGCTCAAGAGCGGCACGACGACGTTCGTCGACATGTACGACCGGATGGACCAGGTCGCCCGGGTCGTCGAGCAGTCCGGCATGCGCGGGGTGCTGATGCGCGGCGCGATCGGACTCTGTCCGGAAGAGGTGCAGCGCGAGAAGCTGGCGGAAGCGGTCCAGTTCGCCAAGGACTGGAACGGCGCCGCGGACGGCCGCATCATGACGATGATGAGCCCTCATGCGCCTTATACATGCCCGCCGGCGTTCATCGAGTCGTTCGTGCAGGCGGCGCATGACCTCGACCTGCCGATGCACACGCATATGTCCGAGACGCAGGCCGAGGTCGAGCAGAACGTGCGCGAGTACGGCCTGCGCCCGGTCGCTCATCTCGACCGCCTCGGCCTGTTCTCCCGTCCGAGCTTCGTCGCCCATGCGGTGCATCTGACGGACGAGGAGATCGCGCTGCTCGCCGAGCGGGGCGTCGCCGTCTCGCATAATCCGGCCAGCAACCTGAAGCTCGCGAGCGGCGTGGCGCGCGTGCCGGAGCTGCTCAAGGCGGGCGTCGCCGTCTCGCTCGGCACGGACAGCGCGGCGAGCAACAACAACCTCGATCTGTTCGACGAGATCCGCCTTGCCGCGCTCATCCACAAAGGCGTCAGCGGCGATCCGACCGTCATGCCGGCGCATCAGGCGCTGCAGCTCGCGACGCTCGGCGGCGCGGCGACGATCCGTCAGCCCGAGCTGGGCGCGCTGCAGGCCGGCCTCAAGGCCGACTTCATCGCGCTCGACGCCGACCAGCCGCATTTCTACCCGCGGACGGACCTCGTATCCCACCTGGTTTATGCCGCTTCGGGACGCGACGTGCGCGACGTCTGGGTCGACGGGCGCCAAGTCGTGCAAGGCGGCGTCTGCCTGCTGCTGGATGAGGAGAAGATCCTGGCCGAAGCCGAAGCCTGCTACCGCAGGCTCGCCGGAGCCTGA
- the panB gene encoding 3-methyl-2-oxobutanoate hydroxymethyltransferase, whose product MKQALTVTKLQRMKKEGVPITMLTAYDYPSAKLAEEAGVDTILVGDSLGNVVLGYDTTVPVTLEDMIYHARSVARGAANTFRIVDMPFMTARVSRELTLQGAARLMQEGHAHSVKIEGGAEVAEQVKACVDAGIPVIGHIGLTPQSVHQMGGYKIQGKLEAEAARLLDDALALQQAGAYAVVLELVLGPLADDISSKLDIPTIGIGAGAGCDGQVLVYHDVIQYASPYTPKKFVKTYADVGSQIREALGGYVEDVKARRFPAEEHTFGIAAAQPAAVYGGGSK is encoded by the coding sequence ATGAAACAAGCGTTGACGGTAACCAAGCTGCAGCGGATGAAAAAGGAGGGCGTGCCGATCACGATGCTGACGGCGTACGATTATCCTTCCGCCAAGCTGGCCGAGGAAGCGGGAGTCGATACGATTCTGGTCGGCGACTCGCTGGGCAATGTCGTGCTCGGCTATGACACGACCGTGCCGGTCACGCTGGAGGATATGATTTATCATGCGCGATCCGTCGCCCGCGGGGCGGCGAATACGTTCCGCATCGTCGATATGCCGTTCATGACGGCGCGCGTCAGCCGCGAGCTGACGCTGCAGGGCGCGGCGCGGCTCATGCAGGAAGGGCATGCCCATTCGGTCAAGATCGAAGGGGGAGCCGAGGTGGCGGAGCAGGTCAAGGCCTGCGTCGATGCCGGCATCCCCGTCATCGGCCACATCGGATTGACGCCGCAGTCGGTCCATCAGATGGGCGGCTACAAGATCCAAGGCAAGCTCGAGGCCGAGGCGGCCCGGCTGCTGGACGACGCGCTGGCGCTGCAGCAGGCCGGCGCCTATGCCGTCGTCCTGGAGCTCGTGCTCGGGCCGCTTGCCGACGACATCTCGAGCAAGCTGGACATTCCGACGATCGGCATCGGCGCCGGCGCGGGCTGCGACGGCCAGGTTCTGGTCTATCACGACGTCATTCAATATGCTTCACCCTATACGCCCAAGAAGTTCGTCAAGACGTATGCCGATGTCGGCTCGCAGATTCGCGAGGCGCTGGGCGGCTACGTCGAGGACGTCAAGGCCCGCCGCTTCCCGGCGGAGGAGCACACGTTCGGCATCGCCGCGGCGCAGCCGGCGGCCGTATACGGAGGCGGCTCCAAATGA
- a CDS encoding tetratricopeptide repeat protein, which yields MFEPMFAVMNEMLDDIMLRCPGCSPDEREQLLKQLIHLRSASDQFIEEWLAFEEKLADFQDAYPQEAAAAGFHGPAGLPRDAAPQSGRNGRSRGGAHEPTSRLGKAKLPLMQEPPELGGSPAYGGGGYPPTAWGHAAADAPRPATDEEIAACVAKGQGYFNLFMFPQAIGQFQEAVWLAPEFNLARLYLAMSLMHTKQWSDAELHFKLLATLSEHPRWQAISFNALGCIQAVRLNMELAERLFRQALKMDPSFEDPAINLKSCLNQAQGPLSLYFGSAELT from the coding sequence ATGTTTGAGCCGATGTTTGCCGTCATGAACGAAATGCTGGACGACATCATGCTTCGCTGTCCCGGCTGCAGTCCGGACGAACGCGAGCAGCTGCTGAAGCAGCTGATCCACCTTCGCTCGGCAAGCGATCAATTCATCGAAGAATGGCTGGCGTTCGAGGAAAAGCTGGCGGATTTCCAGGATGCCTATCCGCAAGAAGCGGCGGCGGCGGGCTTCCACGGTCCGGCCGGCCTTCCGCGAGACGCCGCGCCGCAGTCCGGTCGCAACGGCCGCAGCCGCGGCGGCGCTCACGAGCCGACGTCCCGCTTGGGCAAAGCCAAGCTGCCGCTCATGCAGGAGCCGCCGGAGCTTGGCGGCTCGCCTGCGTACGGAGGAGGCGGATATCCCCCGACCGCCTGGGGACATGCGGCGGCGGATGCGCCCCGTCCGGCCACGGACGAGGAGATCGCCGCCTGCGTCGCCAAAGGCCAAGGCTATTTCAACCTGTTCATGTTCCCGCAGGCGATCGGCCAGTTCCAGGAAGCGGTGTGGCTCGCGCCGGAATTCAATCTGGCGCGGCTGTACCTGGCGATGTCGCTCATGCACACGAAGCAGTGGAGCGATGCCGAGCTGCACTTCAAGCTGCTCGCCACGCTGTCGGAGCATCCGCGCTGGCAGGCGATCAGCTTCAACGCCCTCGGCTGCATCCAGGCGGTGCGGCTGAACATGGAGCTTGCGGAGCGGCTGTTCCGCCAGGCACTCAAGATGGATCCGAGCTTCGAGGATCCCGCTATCAACCTCAAGTCATGCCTTAATCAGGCGCAAGGGCCATTATCCCTTTATTTCGGAAGCGCGGAGCTGACTTGA